DNA from Mesorhizobium sp. B2-1-1:
GTCGGCATCGCGATTTTCGCAATCGCCGGCAACTTGCTGTGGAAGGCGGCGAACAGGCATGATCCGGCCCGTGCATCCGACACGGCCAGGTTCTTCTTCCAAAACCAACTCGGCGCAATCATCACGCTGATTGCCTTTCTCCCGCTGGTTTTCCTCATCCTCACCGACAAAAACATGGACCCGCGGACCAAGAAGGTTGCCGGCGGCGTCGGCGCTGCGCTGGCCGTGCTCGCGACGGTCATGGGGATCAGCTTCAAACCCCCGTCGGTCGAACAATACACCCAGGATATGAACGCATGCGCAGCCCAGATCAAGTCGGGGCAGCCCACCACTGCCTGTTCGCCCGACGTCGCCGCTCAGGCGCAGGCGATCGCCACGGACACCGCCGCGGTGACGGCGGCGACGCGGGACGCGAGCCACCCCGCAGGTCAGGATGTCGTCTACTGGATCGCGCCCGAAAACGGAGCCGCGAAGTCCACCGAGCCGCATGTTTTCCACCTCTGCGCAGGCGTGAGTCCGCTAAAGGACAAGACCGTGAATAGTGGCTCCGTGACGGAAGCCTACGCACAGAACGCCGTCCGCATCACGAAGCAGATCGATATGGAACAGAAGCAGTGCGGGTTCACAGCCACAACCAGCACCAACTGAACCTGGCTGCGCTCGATCGCGTCCAGCCGTCGGTCTTGTCGAGAGAGGCGCGCAAGCGCAGGTCAGTATCGACTCGCCGGAGCAACGCTATTGCCATGGCTCAGAGCCCTAGCTTGCCAACAGTGACGGCCCGATGTCTCGGTCGAGCGTAAAGCGCTCGCAACGCTCGCCGTCGGACTCGTCGATGAAGCTTTCGACATGTTTGAATCCAAGCTTCGCAAATATCCGCACCGAGGCAAAATTGCGCGCCGCCGCTTCGCCCGTCACCCGTTCAAGCGCCAGAGTTTCGAAAGCGTAGCGGAGAACTTCGCGCGCCGCCTCGCTGCCCAGTCCGTGCCCCCAATGCGCACGCGCGAGCACAAATCCCAATGCGGCTGCCTTGGCGTCGGTTGCGCCGAAGGACAGGGTTATTGTCCCGATCGCTTCCGAAACTCCTACTTGATCTATGGACCACTGGATCGCCGTACCGTCAGCGAAACGCTGACGCGAACGGGCGAACCATCGCTCGCCCGCGCTTATGTCGTCGGGAACAGGATCGCCGGCAAGAGAGGCGGATTCGACATCCGTCGCGCGCGCAAACCATGCCGGGATATCCCGTTTTCTCGGCGCCCGAAGCACGAGCCTTGGTGTCGTGAGCTTGGGAAATCGGACAGTTTCCATCGAAGCATTTTCCACCTGAGGCGGCGCCAATGATAGCCGGAAAGCGGCGACCAGAAAGCCGTCGGCAAGGCAGGCCGTCAACCCGCCAGGCGTCAGTCGCGCGATATGGACAGTCCCGCGAAAAGCGGAGCGTACGCCGCGAGCCTGCGGGACACGAACTCGGTGAAGAGCCGCACGCGCTTCGTCTTGCGTGTCTCCCCCTGCGTGAGAAGCCAGAGCGTTCCGTACATGTGCAGGTCGGTGCCCGGCACCCTCACCAGCAGGGGGTCGGCATCTCCGACGAAGCACGGCAGTGTCGTGATCCCGAGCCCTTGCCGTACCGCAACGATCTGCGCCTCGGCGTCCGTGGTCCTGAATGGAACCCCCGTGGTGCGAACCTCGCCCTCGCGGGCCCAGCCCGGAATTCCATGAATGCTTATGACGATCCACCGGATGGGATCGGGCGCGCTCGCATGCCAGGCGGCCAGTCGATCGCGGGACATATAGACGCCGCCGAACAACTCCGGCCCCTTCAGGCCGTGAAGATTGAGCGGCAGGGTTTTGCGGTCATAGACGACGCGGATCGCCACGTCGGCCTCTCGGTTGGTCAGATTTGCCAGCTCCCCGGACGACAAGACGTCCATCTCGATGTCGGGATGCAGACGCGCGAACTCGGCGAAATCAGGCATGAGCAGGTGTGTCGCAAGGGTCGGAGCCAATGTCACCCGCAGAAGCCCGCGCACGCTCTGGTCGCGCCCGAAGACGCGTGTCTCCAACTGGTGCGACGACGCTTCCATCTGGTTCGCGAGCTCGAGCACCTCCTCGCCCGCAGCCGTCAGGCGGTAGCCCGAAGGCAGCTTTTCGAACATCTGCGTCCCGAGGCGTTCCTCGAGCTGTGCAACGCGTCGCAGCACGGTCGAGTGGTTCACACTGAGGCGCTCGCCGGCAGCCCGCACCGAGCCTCCGCGCGCCACGGCCAGAAAATAGCGAACATCATCCCAGTCGATCATGGCGCGATCCCGCACCGCGCGGTGCGCTTTCCAAAGCCCGTATCCAACGCAGTCGTACAGCAGTGTGGGCGGTTATCATAGCTTATGTCGACGAGCGCGGCCCAATTCCGAACGACGGACACCAATTCGTCGCGGCTGGCGGCAGTCGTCCGACCGGATCGATTTTGCACCACCGATGTGCGCACTTCCGCACTCAAAGCCTGACCCCTGCAGACTTATTTCCAGGCTCTCGGGGTTCTTCCCGAACGATCAAAGGCAGAGCCTGGAAGGAAAAGTCATGGGAAAGCTAAACGGTAAGGTTGCAGTCATCACCGGCGGCGCTACCGGCATCGGCCGCGCCGCGGCAAAGCGCTTCATCGAGGAGGGCGCCTTCGTCTTCATCTTCGGCCGCCGGCAGGAAACGCTCGACGCGGCTCTGGCCGAGCTCGGGCCCAATGCCCGCGCGGTGACGGGCTCGGTCTCGGATGAGGCCGACCTCGACCGACTCTACGCGACGGTGAAGGCCGAGCGCGGAACCCTCGACATCGTCTTCGCCAATGCCGGGGCGGGAAGCCAGCTTGCGCTCGGCGAGATCACCGCCGAGCATATCGACGAAACCTTCGACACCAATGTGAAGGGTACGATCTTCACTGTCCAGAAGGCGCTGCCGCTGATGGGCCAAGGCGGTTCGATAATCCTGACCGGATCGAGCGCCGGCACCACGGGCGCCGCGGCAATGAGCGCCTACAGCGCGAGCAAGGCGGCAGTGCGCAACCTCGCGCGAACCTGGGCGGAGGACCTGAAGGGCACCGGCATCCGGGTCAACGTGCTGTCGCCCGGGGCGACCGCGACCGAACTCGCAAAAGAAGCGCTGGGCGAGGAGGGCCAGAAGGTCTTCGCCGCGATGACACCGCTCCAGCGAATGGCTGATCCGGCGGAGATCGGGGCCGTCGCCGCCTTTCTCGCGTCGTCGGACAGCAGCTTCATGACCGCCAGCGAGGTCGCCGTCGACGGCGGCCTTGCGCAACTCTGATGCACGCCCGGCCGGCACTCCATTCAATTAACCAGCGCCGTTGAGGGCCGGGAATCGACATCAACACGGATCGGAGAAGTATTATGAGCTATGCAATTGTAGGATTCGGCAAGATAGGCCAGGCCCTCGCCCAGGCCTTCGCCCGTAAGAAAATCAAGGTGGCCGTCGCGAGCCGCCGGCCGCCCGAGGCATTGGCGCCGCAGGCTCGGGCGATTGGACCCACGGTCATTGCCAAGTCGCTGCGGGATGCGCTCGAGGCCGACACAATCATCTTGGCGGTCCCGTTCTGGGAGCATCGCGAGGTCGCGAAAGCCCTGCCGAACTGGGAAGGCAAGACGGTCATCGACGCGATGAACACTTTTGGAGTTCTCCCCGAAGAGCTGGACGGTCTGCCGTCCTCCGCCTTCGTCGCGAAGGCGTTCACCGGCGCCAAGCTCGTCAAAGGGTTCAATCACCTGGCTGCGGCCACCCTGGCTGCCGATCCGATCGTCGAGGACGGCCACCGGGTCGTCTTTCTGTCTGGTGACGACGAGGACGCGACCGCCGCCGTGGCGGCCTTGGCCAAACAACTCGGGTTCGCACCCGTCAAGCTGGGAAAGCTCGACGAGGGTGGCGCGCTTGTGCACGCACGCGGCCGCACTTGGGGCCACCTCATCTTCCAGGATTTGTTCAAGAAGGAGCAGTAGTCAATCTACGACCGCGTGATCAACGCCGAGACCTGGTCGCGCGCTAACTTCTTCGAGCAGCGCGCGACCGAATATTTGAAGACCACAAGGTCGCGAAGGCTGGCGTGGGATTGACTGCGTATGGGCGCCGTTCGAAGAGCGGGGAGCGGCCAAGCGTGCGCCATGCGGCGGCCGCAATTGGTCGTAGAGCTTTGGGCTGCGGACTGACCGATTGCGCCGGCAGCAATGCCATGCGGCGGCGCGAAAAGGCACTTGGTTGCTGGGCAACGCCCTAAAAGGGCGGAAGTACCGCGGTCAGTCTAATGATCCCTGACCAGCTGCATGAAAGCCTCTATCGGACGTAGCGTTTGGCGAACCTTCAGACACGCCGCGAAGGATTGCGTGAACGGCTTGTGATCCGAGATCGAAAGCGCCGTCAAACGATCGTCCGGAAGGTACTCGGTCCTGGAAACAATACCGGCGCCAAGGCCGGCGATGGCACGGTCGACGGGCGGGCCCATCGGCGCTTCACGGTTCGGCCACAGCACGATGCCATCATATTGCTTGGCGATCACGTATCGATCACCTGGCCCATCTTGTTGTCGTCGAACTCGGCGTCGATGACCTCCAGTTCGATATTCGGATGGCGCTTGGCTTCCCAGGCGGCGGTGTCGGCGAGGCTGATCAGCCAGGGATGGTTGAAGCCATGGAAGACCAGGCCGATGCGACATTTCTTGCTGGCGTCGAGCACCGGACCTTCAGACAACGGCAGATAATCCGTGAAAGGCGCCTTGATCTGCAGCTTGCTGTAAGGGCCGACGAAGCTGGCGCCCATGCCCGGCTTCCAGACGAATCCGCCGGCGAGGTCGCCGACCGGATAGACGTCGAGATAGTCCCGGAAACCGTCGTCCGACACCTTGGTTTCGTAGGTCTTCAGCCGCTCGGTGACGGGCGGTGAAAGCGGTGTGCCGGTGGGAACGTGGAACAGTCCCTGATGCAAAGGACACTCCACCGTCTGGCCGTCGATATAGCCTTCCGAAAGGAAGGCGTGGGCGTGCGTACAAATGCCTGAAGTGGCGTAGAACTTGCCGGCAAAATTGAAGATGGCGATACATACCCCCTGGTGCTCGATGCGCGTCGCATCGTCGACAGGAAGACTGTCGGCACGGATCGCCTGGATCCACTGCCTGCTTTCTGGATTAGTCTGCGTGTCCATGCGCCTCCCCATATCCGTTTTGTTTCGTTTATTTTCGTTCTCTTTCCTTCGCTCGCAAATTCATTGTGGAAATAGAGATATCGATGAAACCCCATGCCGAGTGATCGACCACAGGCAAGCAATCGCCGAAAATACAGCTGCATGGCAGCCGGACGCGGCGGTATGTAGGCACGGAGATCTATCGGAGAATTCGAACCGGTCGTGCCCGAGACGATGCGCCAAGCGCCAATCTGGTGATCAGAAATGGCCCTCACGATCTATTGCGATGCGAACGGCCGGAAGGGCCTGCAATTCGTGAACGGAACACTTCCAAAGGAGCCGGAAACGCGAACTTGGAAGCGGGCTGCCCAAAGCAGCGTCAAGCCGGCAATTGGCGACGACAGCGACTTGCTAGCTCGCTTCGAGATGGAAAAATCGTCTGGTGCAGATGTACCAAAACACTGATCCCGTATGCCGAAGATCGTGGACCGTGAATGGCTTGTCTTATGACATTTGCTGCCGAACGGGTCAGAAAGGAACCGCCGGGAGAGGGTAGCCGCCCTCCCTCAGCGGCGAGGGTCGGATCGGTGGAATTGCGGACCGTCTGACGGGTCGAGCTAGAGTCGGATCGCCCTCGTCTTTCCTTGAGGCCTGAACGGATACCCGGAGATCGGCTCCGGATGACAAGCACAGGACAAGCGAAAGATGACCAACGATACCATCGGGGTCGACATATCGAAAGACCATCTCGACGCCCACAGGCTGAGCGACGGTGCGAGCCGCCGCTTTGCCAACGACAATCCCGGCCACAGGGCCTTCGTGACGTGGCTGGGAGAACCCGACGCTCACATTGTCTACGAGCCGACCGGCCCGTATCACCGCGCCCTTGAAGGCAGGCTGGCTGCGGCAAGCTTCGCGCCCGTCAAGGTCAACCCGCGCCAGGCCCGGCGCTTCGCCGAGGCCACCGGCAGGCGCGCCAAGACCGACCGGCTCGACGCCGCCATGCTCGCCCGCATGGGTGCGCTGCTCGATCTGGAGGCGCGGCAGCCGCGCAGTCCGCTCCTCAACGATCTCAAGGACCTGCACATGGCGCGCGAGGCGCTGGTGAAGAACCGGATAGCGGCGAGGAACAGGGCCAAGACGCTGACCCTTCCCATCCTCAAGCGCCACAATGCCCAGCAGCTCAGGCAGATCGAACGTCAAATGGCCGCTGTCGAAAAGGCGATCATGGCGCTCATCCAGGCCGATTCCGATCTCTCCCGCCGCTTCGCCATCCTCGTCTCGATCCCGGGCGTCTCGGCAATCACCGCCTTCGCACTGCTCATCGACATGCCCGAACTCGGTACGCTCGGCCAGGCTCAGGCCGCTTCCCTCGCAGGTCTCGCTCCGCTCACCCGGCAGTCCGGGCAGTGGACCGGCCGCGCCTTCATCCGCGGCGGGCGGGCCAATGTCCGACAGGCACTCTACATGCCCGCCCTCGTCGCCCTGCGCTTCAATCCCAATCTCAAGACCAAGTACGATCAGCTCAGAGCAGCCGGCAAAGCCGCAAAGGTCGCAATCACCGCAATCATGAGAAGGCTCATCCTCCTCGCAAACGCTCTGCTCAGGGATGGTCGAAACTGGACCCCATCCCTTCCTTGACCAACACGGATACTCTAGCGGTAACCTTCCTTCTTCGCCCGAACGCTTCCTCGGAAATGGAGTCAGCGGGAAGCGTCATCAGAAACGTCCGTAGTCGATCACGCTGCTCTGGCTGCGCGAGCTTGCGATCGAGATATTCCACCCGCTGTTCTTCGAGCTTGGCCAGCCGCCTGCTCGGCACGCCGCTGGCGGGCAATCTCCACGAGCCGTGCCCGCTCGTGGGTGAAGCGGAACACGCTTGTTCGTTCAGATCGCGGCGAGCGCGATCTTTCGCAAATCGTCGGCGTAGAGTTCCGGCGTTTCCCAGGCCGGAAAATGCCCGCCACGCGGAAAGACGGTGTAACTCCGCACATTGTAGAGCCGCTCGGCCCGCTCGCGCGGCGCGAGCGCCAGATCATGTGGCCACATCGCGACGGCGGTGGGAACATGCACAAAGTCATCTGCCCGCAACGGCGGCCGCAGCCGGGCGGCATCGTAATAGTAGCGGACAGACGACCCGATCGTGTTGGTCATCCAGTAGATCATCAAGGTGTCAATCAAGGCTTCGAGGGGCCAGACAGAGAAGACGTCGCCATCGCAGTCCGTCCAGGCCCGGAATTTCTCGACAATCCACGAGGCTAGGCCAACAGGACTGTCGGCAAGCCCAAAGGCGAGCGTTTGTGGCTTCGAGCTCTGGATCGCCTGATAGCCCCCTTCCTCCCGGCTCCACAGTTGGAGGCGCTCGTCATAGTCGATCTCGGCTTTCGACAGGGGCGACGCATCTTCTGGAATCGGCTTCGGCGCGACCGCCGAGACATGGAGAGCCAGCAAACGCGCCGGATGCCGAAGCGCCATTCGCGTGGCAAGGCCGGAGCCGATGTCAGTCCCAGCCACGACGAATCGCCCATAACCCAGCATCGTCATTAGCTTCGGATAAAGGTCGCTGGGCTCCGCCTCGTAGGGCCGGGTTGGCCTGTCCGAGTAGCCGAAGCCGGGCATGGTGGGGATCACGACATCGAATGCCGGCGTTCCCTGGGTAAGCAGCGGTGCTATACGCTGAAACTCCACGAAGCTTGACGGCCAGCCGTTCATCAGCAGTAGCGGGGTCGATCCCCTTTGGCCGCTGCGAAAATGCAGAAAGTGTATGCCATGGCCGTCGACCGTCGTCCGGAAATGGGGAAGCTGGTTAAGCCGGTCTCGTCGCTGCGCCCAGTCATAGCCGTCACGCCAGAAATCGATGAACTGGTTGAGGACGCCGCGCTCGGTTCCCATGGTCCAGTCGTCAGTTACCGCGTCGGCCCAACGCGTCCGTGCGAGGCGGCTACGAAGGTCAGCGGCCTGGTCCGCATCATAGGGAATCTGGAAGGGAGTGATCATGATCGATTCCTTGGCTGTAGTGCAGCGGAGGGCTGATGTCGGTGATTTAGCCGATATCGACGTTCATGGCGAAGTCCCAGGTGCCGGCGCCGTTTTTGGCGAGGCCAATCATCATCAAACCGAGCGCCTCCAGCGTCTGGGCCATGTGCAAGCCGCCCACGTCGAGCGGACGCAGCCCGAGACTTTCGAGAAACGTCGAGACGCGCGCTTTCGCCTCCACATCGTCGGCTGCGATGAACGCGTCGAGGCGTCCGCCCTTCGCAAGCACGTGACCAAAGATCGTGTTGAATGCCTTCACAACATGCGCGCCGGCGGGGAGGCCCTTTGCGGTCTCCTGCGCGCCGGAACTGCCGTGGGGCGTGACCAGGCCTGAGAGGTCGGGGGCAACCGGGTTGGCGATGTCGACGATCACCTTGCCATCGAGCGCTTTCCCAAAGTCGGCTACCGCCGCCGCGGCACCGCTGTACGGCACGGCGAGGATGACGATGTCGCCCGCGGGGGCGGCGCCGTATGTCCCGGTGGTCGCTCCGACTCCAAGTTGGTCGACGAGCACCCGCGCCTTGGCGGGGTCGCGGCTGACAACCTCGACGGTATGTCCGGCCTTGGCGGCACGGCCCGCGATCGCGGCGGCCATGGCTCCTGAGCCGATGATGCTGATAGTGCTCATGTGTTGTCTCCTTGTGAGTTGGGTGGACGGATCACGGGATCGCGATACGATCCGCCGGGAAGTAATGGCCGTTGTCGAGGTCCTCGAGCAGGCCCGGCTGAGCTGGCTCCCAGCCGAGCGTCTGGCGGGTGACGGCGTTGGACGCCGGAAGGTCCAGCGTGACCAAGTTCGCGAGAAAGCCGAAGAAGCCCGGCAACATCAGTACGTCCGCAGGGATGGGCACAGCAGGCGTGCCCATACGGCTGCCAATGGCCTCAGCGATCTCGCGGAACCGGATGCCCTCGCCCTCAATCCCGTGCCAATATTTGCCAGCCGGCCCCTTCTCCAGCGCCAGGCGGAACAGGGAGGCCAGGTCGCGGGCATGCACAGCCGGCCAGAGGTTCGCGCCGTCTCCGGGGTAACCGATTACGCCCTTCTCCTTCGCGAGACCGATCAGCAGCTGGAGGAAGCCGGCATCGGTCGTGCTGTGCGCGATGGGAGGAATTCGGACGACCGAAGACCGCACGCCCCGTCCCGCTAAGCCGATCACGGCGAGTTCCACGGCGTTGCGAACCCGCAGGGTGCCCTTGTATGCTTCGCCGCCGGGAAGAGCCGGATCTTCCTCGGTGGCTGGCCGGCCCAGGCCTTCCCACCCCGGCGAGCCGATGCTCCCTGAGACGACGAGCGGCTTTCCGGTCCCCGCCAGCGCCTCGCCGTAGGCGAGCATGATCTGGAGCTCCGCGGCTGCCACGGCGTCGATCCCGCCGGAGGGCAGCAGGTCTTGCCGGTGCGCGACGTGGATGACGCCGTCGGACTCCGCCGCCGCGACCTTGAGCCCATCGAGGTCGGTGATATCCCCGCGACGTACCTTGGCGCCGAGTGCCGATACCGCAGTCGCGGACGTGTCCGACCGGGCCAGGCCAATGACCTCATGTCCGGCCGCGATGAGCTCGGGGATGACATACGAACCGATATGGCCGGTCCCGCCAGTAACGAAAACGCGCATGCTGCTGCTCCTTGGGTAATGTGATGCGAGACGTGGTGCCGCGGGCTCAGCCGAGGAGGCTGACGCGGATTGAGAAGTTGGTGTGTTTGACGGAGTGGGTCATGAGGCCCAGCCACAGCATGCAGGCGTGCTCCAGCGTTCGGGCCATAATCAGCCGCCCGGTATCCATCGGACGTAGTCCGAGGCTGTCGATGAACGCCGAGACGCGCGCCTTCGCTTGAGAGTCGTCCCCGGCGATGAACACGTCCAATGGATGGCCCCCGATTGGACCGGCAGCCAAGACCCGGGCGTTCTGGGTGTTGAACGCGTTGACGATAGTGGCATTGGCAGGAGCAACCTTGGCGATCTCCTGAGCGCCGAAACTGTCTTCAGGAGTCAAGAAACCCGTGAAGTCGGATTTGATGGGGTTGGTGATGTCGACAATGAGCTTGCCTGCCAGCTTTTCGCCGTACTGCTTCACCACGTCGAGAACGGCCGAATAGGGAACCGCCAGGATGACAATGTCCCCGACCGGAGCGGCGCCAAACGTTCCGGTCGTCGCGCCGGCTCCGACCTGCTCGGCCAGCGCCCGCGACTTGGCACCGTCGCGGCTCATCACCTCGACGGTGTGTCCGGCCTTGGCGGCAAGGTCGCCGATCGCTGCGGTCATACCGCCTGACCCGATGATGCTGATAGTGCTCATGTTCATTTTCCTTGCGGGGCGGGCGGCGCCTTTGTTGCCATTTGTGCAGACGCACTCTATTTAGTGGTTCACCGATCCGCTTAGTAACCGGATCATCGATCCACATATACGGATCACTGATCCGCTTATCAAGGCATCTCATGCGAGCCGACGCAAAAAAAAATTACAGCCATATCCTCGCGGTCGCGCGTGACGTCGTCGCCGAGCACGGTATCAATGCGTCCATGCGCGATATCGCCCGTCGGGCCGAGGTCGGGTTAGCCACGCTGCTTCGTCATTTCCCGACGCGAGAAGCCCTGTTCGAGGCGCTGCTGTGTACGAATCTGGACGCACTGACTCAGAGGGCAGATGAACTCGAAACCTCGGATTCGCCTGACGAAGCGCTCATCTCCTGGTTCCAGGAGTGGTTGGCGTTCGCCCAAAGCTATAGGGGCGTCGTCGCCATGATGGCCGCCGCCCACACGAATCCGAACTCCGCTCTTTACGCTTCATGCGCAGCGGTGCACTCGGCGAGCGCGCGACTGCTGCTCCGCGCACAGGCCGAAGGCGCGGCGCGGCTCGACATGAATGGGGATGACCTGTTCGCCCTGATGACGGCGCTCGGCTGGGCGGTCGACCAACCCTCATTCGCGCCGCGGGCCGATCATCTCTTTCGCATCATTACGGGCGCCATCCTGGCGAACCCGTCGACCGGATCGGCTTCTGCTGCGCTCGACCGTCAAAACTAAGTATTCGTCATACTGCTGACGAGAGGCGGAGCACTTCATCGTTTGCTTCCAAGCATCACCTCGGCCGCACGCATCGGATAGTGCTCGATCCGATGCGTGCATCGTGTCCCTGCCGGTGGGGACGTCATGTTCATCAGTCAAATTTGACCAGGTCCTCGAAGACCAGCCAGCCCCAGTTGTTCCTGCGCGCCTGCACGAGCAGTCGCCTTCGGAAAGCCCGCCTAGCTTTATCGGCGCAAAGCCGAGATTTTCCGCGAGCGTACCAATCTGCGCCGCGGCGTCTTCATCATCGCTCGCCAGGAATATGACTCTCCTGCCGCCCTTTACGGCCGGATCCTGGTCAAGGATGGCAGCGATCAAATGATTGAAACCCTTGACCAGTTTGCACCTGAGAAGGCCTGCTCAATGAACTTGGAAGACGGCTGTCAGAGTTGGGCTAGGCCGCCGTCGACCTCTACCTCGCTGTCATGAAGCTGCTGTCCGATGAGGCGAGGAAGGGTGCCGCCGCCCCGAGCTCTGCCGGATCGCCCATGCGCTGAAACGCAGTCATTGAGCCGTAAGCCTTCAAGCCGTCCTCTCCGAGCGCTTCGGTCGCGAGTTCGGTCGCGATGCAAGCGGGAATAGCTGCAAAGTCCAAGCTGAAACGTGAGTGTACCGCTTCTCAGGCCGCATACGGAACGGCCGGTTTCGGAATCGCCGTGCACACTCCTGACCGACGACAATGGGGCTGCCGGCTTGCGAGTTGAGCCGCCTCTCCTTAGGGCCGCCATCTGTCAGGTTACGATCACCAGAAGGCGCAAGCGAACAGAGTGATTGAAAAGGAACTCGATTTGCTGTCGCGAACGAACTCGGTCGCCTCGCGCGCCAATTTGCTGTCCGGGATCTTGATCCTGGAAATCACGTTACCGTTCATTATTCTGCTCCATCAATTCTCGAGAACGGCCTGGGGCGTATTCCGAAAGCTGATGGCCATTCGGTTGTAGCTGTTCATCAGGCTGATCGCGATCGTTAGGTCGACGAGCTGCTTTTCATCGAAGACGGCACGCACGGCTTCATAGGCGGCGTCCGGAACCCCGGTCTGTGCAACATTGGTCACGCTCTCGGCCCAGCGAAGCGCGGCGCGCTCTCTCTCGCTGAACAGGCTGCCGCCTTCCTCCCAGGCTTGCACCAGCGCGATCTTCTCGATCTTCACGCCCGTCTTGACGAGGTCACGCGTGTGCATGTCAAGGCAATAGGCGCAGTTGTTGATCTGAGAGACCCGCAGATAGGCGAGATCGACCAGTTCGGCAGGCAAGCCGCTCTGGAGAACATAGCCGTAGACGGTGCCGAGCGCCTTGGCGCCGCTCGGGGCGATCTGGTTGTAGTCGAGCCTCTTGGCCATCGTTCCGATCCGTTCAATTGAGGGGAGTAGTGAGGGTCTTGTCGTCGGAATCGACGACGAAGACCGCAAGCAGCTTCGCCGGCCTGGTCTTGCTGGCGTTGCGGCTGACCGAATGGGTTGCGTTGGGCAGCTCCGACCAACTCTCGCCCGCTTTGTAGATGCGGGTCTCGCCATCGTTCACCTTGGACTCGATCTCGCCCGAGACGACATAGGCGAAGATAAAGGCGGACCTGGCATGCCGGTGCGGCTGGGAAGCGGCGCCCGGCGCATAATCGACCTCGACGACGACCATCGATTTGCCGGGGATGTTGGGGATCACCTGCTCGAACTTCGGCGTGACCGTCTCCGATTGGTCGTCCTGCGCCCAGGCCGGCCCGACGATGGCAATCGCGGCGCAGGCGGCGGTGAAAATGGCACGAATTCGCATTGGCATCTCCTTGCCCGTATAGATGCCGGCGAATCGGGCCAGGAAAAAGCACCAAGAACGCAAAAAAATCGTGTACTGAGGCTTCATGAGCAAGCCGCTGGACCTGGATTTGGATCGCGCCGCCAAGACTTCCCTTGCGGAGCAAATTCGCAAGGGCGTGGCCGTCGCAATCGAGGAAGGCGCGCTGGAATCAGGCGCACGGTTGCCCTCATGGCAGGACTTGGCGGCGCAGCTGGGTGTCGCGCGCGGCACCGTCCGGACCGCCTATGAGAAGCTCGCGGCCGCCCAGTTGATCGAGGCAACGCCAGCTGAGGGAACGCGCGTCGCACAGCGCCCCCGCACCGTCGCGAAATCCGAGCCGGTGCCGGATGAAGGCTCCTTCATGCGGATTTATCAGGAGATGACGCAGGGTCCCCGGATCTTCCAGATGGGCATCCCCGCAAGCGATATCTTCCCCGCCACCTTGTTCGCGCGGATACGCGC
Protein-coding regions in this window:
- a CDS encoding GNAT family N-acetyltransferase → METVRFPKLTTPRLVLRAPRKRDIPAWFARATDVESASLAGDPVPDDISAGERWFARSRQRFADGTAIQWSIDQVGVSEAIGTITLSFGATDAKAAALGFVLARAHWGHGLGSEAAREVLRYAFETLALERVTGEAAARNFASVRIFAKLGFKHVESFIDESDGERCERFTLDRDIGPSLLAS
- a CDS encoding LysR family transcriptional regulator, which codes for MIDWDDVRYFLAVARGGSVRAAGERLSVNHSTVLRRVAQLEERLGTQMFEKLPSGYRLTAAGEEVLELANQMEASSHQLETRVFGRDQSVRGLLRVTLAPTLATHLLMPDFAEFARLHPDIEMDVLSSGELANLTNREADVAIRVVYDRKTLPLNLHGLKGPELFGGVYMSRDRLAAWHASAPDPIRWIVISIHGIPGWAREGEVRTTGVPFRTTDAEAQIVAVRQGLGITTLPCFVGDADPLLVRVPGTDLHMYGTLWLLTQGETRKTKRVRLFTEFVSRRLAAYAPLFAGLSISRD
- a CDS encoding SDR family NAD(P)-dependent oxidoreductase, producing the protein MGKLNGKVAVITGGATGIGRAAAKRFIEEGAFVFIFGRRQETLDAALAELGPNARAVTGSVSDEADLDRLYATVKAERGTLDIVFANAGAGSQLALGEITAEHIDETFDTNVKGTIFTVQKALPLMGQGGSIILTGSSAGTTGAAAMSAYSASKAAVRNLARTWAEDLKGTGIRVNVLSPGATATELAKEALGEEGQKVFAAMTPLQRMADPAEIGAVAAFLASSDSSFMTASEVAVDGGLAQL
- a CDS encoding NADPH-dependent F420 reductase gives rise to the protein MSYAIVGFGKIGQALAQAFARKKIKVAVASRRPPEALAPQARAIGPTVIAKSLRDALEADTIILAVPFWEHREVAKALPNWEGKTVIDAMNTFGVLPEELDGLPSSAFVAKAFTGAKLVKGFNHLAAATLAADPIVEDGHRVVFLSGDDEDATAAVAALAKQLGFAPVKLGKLDEGGALVHARGRTWGHLIFQDLFKKEQ
- a CDS encoding non-heme iron oxygenase ferredoxin subunit, yielding MDTQTNPESRQWIQAIRADSLPVDDATRIEHQGVCIAIFNFAGKFYATSGICTHAHAFLSEGYIDGQTVECPLHQGLFHVPTGTPLSPPVTERLKTYETKVSDDGFRDYLDVYPVGDLAGGFVWKPGMGASFVGPYSKLQIKAPFTDYLPLSEGPVLDASKKCRIGLVFHGFNHPWLISLADTAAWEAKRHPNIELEVIDAEFDDNKMGQVIDT
- a CDS encoding IS110 family transposase, which gives rise to MTNDTIGVDISKDHLDAHRLSDGASRRFANDNPGHRAFVTWLGEPDAHIVYEPTGPYHRALEGRLAAASFAPVKVNPRQARRFAEATGRRAKTDRLDAAMLARMGALLDLEARQPRSPLLNDLKDLHMAREALVKNRIAARNRAKTLTLPILKRHNAQQLRQIERQMAAVEKAIMALIQADSDLSRRFAILVSIPGVSAITAFALLIDMPELGTLGQAQAASLAGLAPLTRQSGQWTGRAFIRGGRANVRQALYMPALVALRFNPNLKTKYDQLRAAGKAAKVAITAIMRRLILLANALLRDGRNWTPSLP
- a CDS encoding epoxide hydrolase family protein, translated to MITPFQIPYDADQAADLRSRLARTRWADAVTDDWTMGTERGVLNQFIDFWRDGYDWAQRRDRLNQLPHFRTTVDGHGIHFLHFRSGQRGSTPLLLMNGWPSSFVEFQRIAPLLTQGTPAFDVVIPTMPGFGYSDRPTRPYEAEPSDLYPKLMTMLGYGRFVVAGTDIGSGLATRMALRHPARLLALHVSAVAPKPIPEDASPLSKAEIDYDERLQLWSREEGGYQAIQSSKPQTLAFGLADSPVGLASWIVEKFRAWTDCDGDVFSVWPLEALIDTLMIYWMTNTIGSSVRYYYDAARLRPPLRADDFVHVPTAVAMWPHDLALAPRERAERLYNVRSYTVFPRGGHFPAWETPELYADDLRKIALAAI
- a CDS encoding NADPH-dependent F420 reductase — encoded protein: MSTISIIGSGAMAAAIAGRAAKAGHTVEVVSRDPAKARVLVDQLGVGATTGTYGAAPAGDIVILAVPYSGAAAAVADFGKALDGKVIVDIANPVAPDLSGLVTPHGSSGAQETAKGLPAGAHVVKAFNTIFGHVLAKGGRLDAFIAADDVEAKARVSTFLESLGLRPLDVGGLHMAQTLEALGLMMIGLAKNGAGTWDFAMNVDIG